A single window of Treponema denticola ATCC 35405 DNA harbors:
- a CDS encoding C40 family peptidase, producing MKKIFIFVLLSFFLNGCMTFGAQPPESPRLDFINAAYKYLKTPYKYAGTTKAGMDCSGFVYRAALDALEISIPRSTKGLADFAKRISDKEVQPGDLLFFYTVGNKVSHVGIYIGNREFIHSASQGKHTGVIISSLDEKYWKDTYRFAGRILDPEDIFNE from the coding sequence ATGAAAAAAATATTTATTTTTGTTCTTTTAAGCTTTTTTTTAAACGGATGTATGACTTTTGGAGCTCAACCGCCCGAATCTCCGCGTCTCGATTTTATAAATGCTGCATATAAATACCTAAAAACTCCATATAAATATGCAGGCACTACTAAGGCCGGAATGGATTGTTCAGGTTTTGTATATAGGGCAGCTCTTGACGCTCTCGAAATTAGCATCCCCAGAAGCACAAAGGGTCTTGCAGACTTTGCTAAACGGATCTCGGACAAAGAAGTTCAACCCGGCGATCTTTTATTTTTTTATACTGTGGGAAACAAAGTATCACACGTAGGAATTTACATAGGTAACAGGGAATTCATCCATTCCGCTTCGCAGGGTAAACATACAGGTGTAATAATTTCTTCTCTTGATGAAAAATATTGGAAAGACACGTACCGCTTTGCCGGCCGTATTTTGGATCCGGAAGATATTTTTAACGAATAA